A part of Rhodamnia argentea isolate NSW1041297 chromosome 8, ASM2092103v1, whole genome shotgun sequence genomic DNA contains:
- the LOC115748230 gene encoding NF-X1-type zinc finger protein NFXL2, which yields MATSTVHPHPDQLLSDSDSDSDHAASGAHPLRHVDLSDSIFKSYLQFTGHSASTVDLSKIQSFLASSSSGALSCLICLERIRPSDPTWSCSSLCFSVFHLLCIQSWARQSLDSAAARAATRLSIPADKAAEAASWACPKCRCEYSKTQIPKSYLCYCGKVENPPGDDPWILPHSCGELCNRPLRPLCGHSCLLLCHPGPCPSCPQLVEAECFCGSARDVRRCGFKNFSCKKRCNKLLDCGIHQCGEICHESDCPPCRKRSVYQCRCRKREEERDCCDRDFQCNVPCEKALGCGKHVCSKGCHTGECGDCQLQGKRTCPCRKRVYEGMACDVNVPLCGATCNKMLSCGYHRCPERCHRGPCIETCRIVITKSCRCGSLKKEVPCYQDLSCERKCMRMRDCGRHACKRRCCDGDCPPCSEICDKRLRCKNHKCPSPCHRGACAPCPVMVTISCACGETQFEVPCGTEMDQKPPRCRKPCSIAPLCRHASICKPHKCHYGACPQCKLICEEEYPCGHRCKLRCHGPKPPPNPEFTVKPKKKKFVRQSEYTPGYPCPPCPELVWRSCVGQHVGAEKMMVCSERTLFSCDNLCGNPLSCGNHYCTKTCHALKSQSSTSSTIRGGESCEECALPCQKERTPECPHPCPFPCHPGECLLCKVLVKRSCHCGSMVHVFECTYYNTLSGVEQMAVRSCGGPCHRKLPNCTHLCPETCHPGTCPSPEKCGKKVTVRCECQTLKREWSCHNVQAAYRATGGDPKDITKNQFGHALLPCNSDCKSRVQVVQSDLQQRKPKISEIKEPDSGKSAPKRRKRRERLQETRETSTLQRIGSAMRWVLVCLAIVVVMIAASYYGYKGLLRLSDWMNEIDRQRQRRHPRI from the exons ATGGCGACCTCCACGGTCCACCCTCACCCCGACCAGCTCCTCTCCGACTCGGACTCGGACTCCGACCACGCCGCCTCCGGCGCCCACCCGCTCCGCCACGTGGACCTCTCGGACTCCATCTTCAAATCCTACCTCCAGTTCACCGGCCACAGTGCGAGCACCGTCGACCTCTCGAAGATCCAATCATTcctcgcctcctcctcctccggcgcCCTGTCGTGCCTCATCTGCCTCGAGCGCATCAGGCCCTCCGACCCCACCTGGTCCTGCTCCTCCCTCTGCTTCTCCGTCTTCCACCTCCTCTGCATCCAGTCCTGGGCCCGCCAGTCCCTGGATTCCGCCGCAGCGCGCGCCGCCACTCGCCTTTCCATCCCCGCCGACAAGGCCGCGGAGGCGGCCTCCTGGGCCTGCCCGAAATGCAGGTGCGAGTACTCCAAGACCCAGATCCCAAAATCGTATCTTTGTTACTGTGGCAAGGTAGAGAACCCGCCAGGTGATGATCCTTGGATCTTGCCGCATTCTTGTGGTGAGCTGTGTAATCGGCCCTTGAGGCCCCTTTGTGGGCACTCTTGCTTGTTGCTTTGTCACCCTGGTCCGTGCCCCAGCTGCCCTCAGCTCGTTGAGGCCGAGTGCTTTTGTGGATCAGCCCGGGATGTCCGCCGTTGTGGGTTCAAGAACTTTTCCTGTAAGAAAAGGTGCAATAAGTTGTTGGATTGTGGCATTCATCAGTGTGGTGAAATTTGTCATGAGAGCGATTGCCCGCCTTGTCGGAAGAGAAGCGTGTATCAGTGCAGATGCAGGAagagggaggaagagagagattgttgcGATAGAGATTTTCAGTGCAATGTGCCGTGCGAGAAAGCTCTTGGTTGTGGGAAGCATGTGTGTAGCAAAGGGTGTCATACTGGGGAATGCGGTGATTGCCAACTGCAAGGGAAAAGAACTTGCCCTTGCAGGAAGAGAGTGTATGAAGGAATGGCTTGCGATGTCAATGTGCCTTTGTGTGGCGCCACGTGTAACAAGATGCTGAGCTGCGGTTATCATAGATGCCCGGAACGGTGTCATCGTGGACCTTGCATTGAGACTTGTAGAATTGTCATTACCAAGTCATGTAGGTGTGGAAGCTTGAAGAAAGAG GTTCCTTGCTATCAAGATTTGTCATGTGAGAGGAAGTGTATGAGGATGAGAGACTGTGGACGTCATGCATGCAAGCGTCGTTGCTGTGATGGGGATTGCCCGCCATGCTCGGAG ATATGTGACAAGAGGCTTAGGTGCAAAAACCATAAATGTCCTTCCCCATGTCACAG AGGTGCCTGTGCTCCTTGCCCAGTGATGGTGACAATTTCATGCGCATGCGGTGAAACACAGTTCGAG GTTCCCTGTGGTACTGAAATGGATCAGAAACCTCCTAGATGCCGCAAACCTTGTTCTATTGCGCCACTCTGTCGGCATGCATCAATTTGCaag CCACATAAGTGCCACTATGGAGCATGCCCGCAATGCAAGCTGATTTGTGAAGAAGAGTATCCATGTGGTCATAGGTGCAAACTGAG ATGCCATGGCCCTAAACCTCCTCCTAATCCAGAATTCACAGTGAAaccgaagaagaaaaagtttgtTCGCCAGAGTGAATATACTCCTGGTTATCCGTGCCCTCCTTGTCCTGAACTTGTCTGGAGATCATGTGTTGGACAGCATGTAGGGGCAGAAAAGATG ATGGTATGCTCAGAGAGAACACTGTTCTCATGTGATAACTTATGTGGGAATCCTTTATCCTGTGGCAATCATTATTGCACTAAAACTTGCCATGCCTTGAAGAGCCAATCTTCAACTTCATCTACGATCAGAGGTGGTGAATCTTGTGAAGAGTGTGCTCTCCCTTGTCAAAAG gAGAGGACACCCGAATGTCCGCATCCCTGTCCCTTCCCTTGCCATCCTGGTGAATGTCTACTGTGCAAAGTTCTTGTCAAGCGATCATGTCACTGTGGTTCCATGGTGCATGTTTTCGAATGCACATATTACAACACCCTGTCAGGGGTAGAGCAAATGGCTGTTCGATCATGTGGTGGACCCTGCCACAG AAAGTTGCCCAATTGTACCCATCTCTGCCCGGAGACGTGCCATCCGGGTACATGCCCATCTCCTGAGAAATGCGGCAAAAAG gTTACTGTTCGTTGTGAATGCCAGACTTTGAAAAGGGAGTGGTCATGTCACAATGTCCAAGCAGCATATCGTGCTACTGGCGGTGATCCAAAGGACATAACGAAGAATCAATTCGGACATGCGCTTCTTCCTTGCAACTCCGACTGCAAAAGCAGAGTACAAGTTGTTCAATCAGACTTGCAACAACGTAAACCTAAAATTTCAGAG ATCAAGGAGCCTGATTCAGGGAAGTCTGCCCCAAAGCGTCGGAAGCGACGTGAAAGACTGCAAGAAACAAGAGAAACTTCAACTCTGCAG AGAATTGGCAGCGCCATGCGGTGGGTGCTTGTTTGTCTAGCCATTGTGGTGGTTATGATCGCAGCGAGCTACTATGGTTACAAAGGTCTATTGAGGCTTTCTGATTGGATGAATGAGATCGATAGGCAAAGACAACGAAGACATCCTCGAATCTAG